From Butyricimonas paravirosa, one genomic window encodes:
- a CDS encoding PKD-like family lipoprotein — translation MKKSLIYIFILLSVMACLDDKSNYDYKDLNDFENWDRNGVSNVAGSYTLYPGEEILLEPKVRFSIDTLNPDASYAWYLGEEEEMTLLSDQLNYTYKADQIGKFTLLFCATDNKTNVTFTKELTVSVVASWKNGWMILSRSAGNESQLSMILSKKQSISEIVDGKEVSRDTVVYVGENINVVPSLGRGPRKLVENFIYPTAIGMQVEDEVMVLQESGPVELDGNELTPVGYARNEFFDGIPDRFDPVDAVLTFDGKWLLNSDNYIYMANLSVAIDLHSGFYLKDPSLNGKKVKTLLPYYKGEDNYLIVGIDENNTYFGIVNDGECIYNTTDYVIGPLNNVGACAEFREDYENDLLKEVKGDFIFHAWANEANYYTPPAYFSILDQDGVYLWHYYELDYREENDKFRLMEEGSESGQIPASIMVDYKCMALFPWHEWLLVASSDRLHFYDYWENRIINLSSFPHFNSEIVGLAVKDYDSYYGTVNAHLAVALKSGEVYVFEVKYDSELEVMELVELYHKDGFGEIVDIEYKFGQGNKPGASSMY, via the coding sequence ATGAAAAAAAGTTTGATATATATTTTTATTCTGTTGTCAGTCATGGCTTGCTTGGATGATAAGAGCAACTATGACTACAAGGATTTGAATGACTTTGAAAATTGGGATCGTAATGGAGTAAGTAATGTCGCTGGTAGTTACACGTTATATCCCGGTGAAGAGATATTGCTTGAGCCGAAGGTTCGATTTTCTATTGATACTTTAAATCCAGATGCATCGTATGCTTGGTATTTGGGTGAAGAAGAGGAAATGACCTTATTGTCAGATCAGTTAAACTATACTTATAAGGCAGATCAGATCGGGAAATTTACTTTGTTGTTTTGTGCTACTGATAATAAAACGAATGTTACATTTACGAAAGAGCTTACCGTAAGTGTGGTTGCTTCATGGAAAAACGGTTGGATGATATTGTCTAGGTCTGCCGGTAATGAATCCCAGTTATCCATGATCCTGTCAAAAAAGCAGAGTATAAGCGAGATTGTTGATGGTAAGGAAGTATCCCGAGATACTGTTGTTTATGTGGGAGAAAATATAAATGTGGTACCGAGTTTGGGGCGGGGGCCTCGTAAGTTGGTTGAGAATTTCATCTATCCGACAGCAATCGGGATGCAGGTTGAAGATGAGGTCATGGTGTTGCAGGAAAGCGGACCGGTGGAGTTGGACGGAAATGAATTGACCCCGGTGGGATATGCAAGAAATGAATTTTTTGATGGGATTCCGGATCGTTTTGATCCAGTGGATGCCGTGTTGACATTTGACGGGAAGTGGCTTCTGAATTCTGATAATTACATTTATATGGCTAATCTTTCCGTTGCGATTGATCTGCATTCAGGATTCTATTTGAAAGATCCGTCGTTAAATGGGAAAAAGGTGAAGACGTTATTGCCATATTATAAAGGTGAAGATAATTATCTGATTGTTGGTATCGACGAAAATAATACGTATTTCGGGATAGTGAATGATGGAGAATGTATTTATAATACAACCGATTATGTGATAGGTCCCTTGAATAATGTGGGAGCTTGTGCGGAGTTTAGGGAGGATTACGAGAATGATCTTTTAAAAGAGGTAAAAGGAGATTTTATTTTTCATGCTTGGGCTAACGAGGCAAATTATTATACTCCGCCAGCCTATTTTTCAATTCTTGATCAAGATGGTGTGTATTTATGGCATTATTATGAATTGGATTATCGGGAGGAAAATGATAAATTCCGTTTGATGGAGGAAGGTAGTGAATCTGGTCAAATACCTGCTTCTATCATGGTTGATTATAAATGTATGGCTCTATTCCCTTGGCATGAATGGTTGCTTGTGGCTTCCAGTGATCGCTTACACTTTTATGATTATTGGGAAAATAGAATAATTAATTTGTCTTCTTTTCCGCACTTCAATTCGGAAATTGTAGGTCTTGCCGTGAAGGATTATGATTCATACTATGGTACGGTGAATGCTCATTTGGCGGTAGCATTGAAATCCGGGGAGGTTTATGTTTTTGAAGTAAAGTATGATAGCGAACTAGAGGTAATGGAATTAGTGGAGTTGTATCATAAAGACGGCTTCGGGGAGATTGTAGATATCGAATATAAGTTTGGTCAAGGAAATAAGCCGGGCGCATCTAGTATGTATTAA
- a CDS encoding DUF4843 domain-containing protein, with the protein MKKNILFLFAWMCMLVACSEKGIMEYSDNTLYVYFATDATKDSTTYSFKAYPSGEIHVKIPMKCDGVWAREDQEYTVSADENFTTLPSDLYILPEKCVFPAGQLQDTIEIVLLDGDILKEKTCRLMLKVDETEFVKEGEVNYSRAIFLVSSKLVRPVWWTVWDGGYGGPENFYNIAEQIYLGEYSETKYTMFLEELAKDGVEFDGQNKLVLKKYSLRLKRRVEEFNNDPENIANGKVPLKDENGNKIVIPAVG; encoded by the coding sequence ATGAAAAAAAATATATTGTTTTTATTTGCATGGATGTGCATGTTGGTTGCTTGTAGTGAGAAAGGAATCATGGAATATTCCGATAATACACTTTATGTATATTTTGCTACAGATGCAACGAAAGATAGTACAACGTATTCATTTAAAGCTTACCCTAGTGGAGAGATTCACGTGAAGATACCGATGAAATGCGACGGTGTTTGGGCGAGAGAGGATCAAGAATACACGGTGTCTGCAGACGAAAATTTTACTACGCTACCTTCCGATTTATATATATTGCCGGAGAAATGTGTTTTTCCGGCAGGGCAATTGCAGGACACGATTGAAATCGTGTTGTTGGATGGTGATATACTGAAAGAGAAAACGTGTCGGTTGATGTTGAAAGTGGACGAAACGGAATTTGTGAAAGAGGGAGAGGTTAATTACAGTCGTGCCATATTCTTGGTTTCTTCGAAGTTAGTTCGTCCTGTTTGGTGGACCGTGTGGGATGGCGGTTACGGTGGACCGGAGAATTTTTATAACATTGCGGAACAGATTTATTTAGGTGAATATTCGGAAACAAAATACACGATGTTTTTGGAGGAATTAGCAAAGGATGGGGTGGAGTTTGACGGCCAAAATAAATTGGTGTTGAAAAAGTATTCCTTACGATTGAAACGTCGAGTAGAGGAATTTAATAATGATCCCGAGAATATCGCTAATGGCAAAGTTCCATTAAAAGACGAGAATGGTAATAAAATAGTTATTCCCGCAGTTGGGTAA
- a CDS encoding S9 family peptidase: MNRIIILLGFIAFHVTSFAQQKANYELAERMREITQAPISKNTLLIRPTFIKGSDCFYYSFQTEEGKKYYWVDPKRKEKRLLFDNAELVSKVSEMTRKPYNHRNFDIEVKFLDEETFKFYLDRQDYTYNIRTKELKLWKAKKQFTSDPYWMYYSADSAYMLFAKRHNLYLVGNPAKGRDTTEVQLTFDGEKNYSLNREDEGELDGRFLCEAKWFKRGNKFYALREDSRKVNDMWVVDVLAEPRPKLETYKYEMAGDKHVIQYSLIIGDADTRQVREIDINRWPDQYVDVVYSSNDGKRLYLQRYKRTWDEADICMVNVETGEVKSLIHEKNKPYLDYQMRSITFLNDGNEILFRSERSGWGHYYLYDKDGNLKNQVTSGAWVASPLLQVDTVRRQIYFYAYGRKEGVDPYYYILYRADLDKENALTCLTPENATHNITLSPSCDYYVDGYSRVDMEPKNVVRNRKGKIIMTLEDPDLDRLYEMGWRAPERFSVKATDGVTDLYGVMWKPADFDSTKLYPIISCVYPGPFFEYVPTRFTINDELNTRLAQLGFIVITVGHRGCSPMRGKYYHTFGYGNQRDYPLADDKYVIEQLADRYSFINRKKVGIYGHSGGGFMAAAAICTYPDFYSAAVASAGNHDNNMYNKGWVEIHYGVQERKKMVKDSLGNEHEEITYYTSSKTNMDLAKNYKGGLLLVTGDMDNTVHPAHTMKMADALIKAGKDFDMLVLPGNRHGYRGMAEYFYERKLWHHFARFLLGDSSADYQTDLDYFMKR; encoded by the coding sequence ATGAATAGGATAATTATTTTATTGGGATTCATCGCCTTTCATGTTACGAGTTTTGCACAACAAAAGGCAAATTACGAATTGGCGGAACGTATGCGGGAAATTACGCAAGCTCCGATCTCAAAGAATACATTGCTTATAAGACCAACTTTTATAAAAGGGAGTGATTGTTTTTACTACTCTTTTCAAACAGAAGAAGGGAAGAAATATTATTGGGTGGATCCGAAACGGAAAGAGAAGAGGTTGTTGTTCGATAATGCTGAGCTGGTGTCTAAGGTGAGTGAGATGACGAGAAAGCCTTACAATCATAGAAATTTTGACATCGAGGTGAAGTTCTTGGATGAGGAAACGTTTAAATTTTATCTTGATCGTCAGGATTATACTTATAATATTCGGACGAAAGAGTTGAAGCTTTGGAAAGCAAAAAAACAATTTACGTCAGATCCTTATTGGATGTATTATTCTGCGGATAGTGCTTATATGTTGTTTGCCAAACGTCATAATTTGTATTTGGTGGGTAATCCGGCGAAAGGTAGGGATACGACAGAAGTGCAGCTTACGTTTGATGGCGAGAAGAATTATTCATTGAACCGGGAAGACGAAGGGGAATTGGATGGGCGTTTCCTTTGTGAAGCTAAGTGGTTTAAAAGGGGGAATAAATTTTATGCCTTGCGAGAGGATTCTCGTAAAGTGAACGATATGTGGGTGGTGGATGTACTTGCAGAACCTCGTCCTAAGCTGGAGACCTATAAATACGAGATGGCAGGTGATAAACATGTTATTCAATATAGCCTGATTATCGGGGATGCCGATACACGGCAAGTGCGGGAGATTGATATTAATCGCTGGCCGGATCAATATGTAGATGTTGTTTATAGCAGTAATGACGGGAAACGTCTTTATCTTCAGAGGTATAAGCGCACGTGGGATGAAGCAGATATTTGTATGGTGAACGTGGAGACCGGGGAGGTAAAATCGCTTATCCATGAGAAAAATAAACCTTATTTGGATTATCAGATGAGGAGTATTACTTTCTTGAATGACGGAAATGAGATATTATTCCGTTCGGAACGTAGTGGTTGGGGGCACTATTATTTGTACGACAAGGATGGAAATTTGAAAAATCAGGTTACCTCGGGAGCTTGGGTTGCTAGTCCTTTGCTACAAGTGGATACGGTTCGCCGTCAGATATATTTCTATGCGTATGGACGGAAGGAGGGGGTGGATCCTTATTACTATATCTTGTATCGGGCAGATTTGGATAAGGAGAATGCATTGACTTGTTTAACTCCGGAAAATGCGACTCATAATATAACGTTATCTCCTTCTTGCGATTATTACGTGGATGGATATTCACGGGTGGATATGGAACCGAAAAACGTTGTTCGAAATCGGAAAGGGAAAATTATCATGACGCTGGAGGACCCGGATTTGGATCGCTTGTACGAGATGGGATGGCGGGCTCCGGAGCGTTTTTCGGTGAAAGCTACTGATGGGGTTACCGATTTGTACGGGGTGATGTGGAAACCTGCGGATTTTGATTCTACAAAATTGTATCCGATTATTTCCTGCGTGTATCCCGGACCATTTTTCGAGTATGTCCCGACACGTTTTACCATCAATGACGAGTTGAATACCCGATTGGCACAACTTGGTTTTATTGTTATCACCGTGGGACACCGGGGATGTTCTCCCATGCGAGGCAAATATTATCATACTTTCGGGTATGGCAATCAACGGGATTATCCTTTGGCTGACGATAAGTACGTGATAGAGCAGTTGGCTGATCGTTATTCTTTTATTAACCGGAAGAAAGTTGGTATTTATGGTCACTCCGGGGGAGGTTTTATGGCAGCTGCAGCCATTTGTACGTATCCTGATTTTTATTCGGCAGCTGTTGCGTCTGCTGGTAATCATGATAATAACATGTATAATAAAGGATGGGTCGAGATTCATTATGGCGTGCAGGAACGTAAAAAAATGGTGAAAGATTCTCTTGGTAATGAGCATGAGGAAATTACATATTACACGTCCAGCAAAACAAATATGGATTTGGCTAAGAATTATAAAGGAGGTTTGTTGCTTGTGACAGGAGATATGGATAATACGGTTCATCCTGCACATACGATGAAAATGGCAGATGCCCTTATTAAAGCGGGAAAGGATTTTGATATGCTGGTATTACCCGGTAATAGACATGGATACCGGGGTATGGCGGAATATTTTTATGAACGGAAATTATGGCATCATTTTGCCCGGTTTCTTTTAGGGGATTCGTCTGCCGATTATCAGACAGATTTGGATTATTTTATGAAGAGATAA
- a CDS encoding S9 family peptidase: MNKIIICVVLIVCSLLANGQQKANYKLAERYKKHEIVGISGNSMAIHPEFINNSDRFWYSFSDSNGKRYYYVDPAKKLKRLLFDNDDLLAQISRETRKAYNSKDLSLHSIEFDKKERSFTFEFDEAKYQYTIKTGKVEKIDSLKPWSGWASWMKYSPDSLYILYCKNHNLYVMGNKNKGQDSTEVQLTFDAEKNFTFAKEMDESDEEVEAVAEWFKDSKKIYAVREDARKVKDLYLINSLSQPRPTLKTYKYDMPGDKEISQSELLVIDLETKKITKFNIDRWQDQYFEVLYASKDSERIYFERTNRAYNEKELCVVNVLTGEVKVLVHEVDKPFMDFKMVSISFLNDGKDIVYRSERSGWGHYYLYDGEGNLKNEITSGDWVAGPICEIDTVGRALYFYALGKDENIDPYYYTLCRASLDKPNSVEQLTFDNVTHTVDWSKTFNYFIDTYQRVDLEPHVVLRNKHGKKIMDLEKADISRMQEMGWKAPERFKVKAADGVTDLYGVMWKPFDFDSTKHYPIISSVYPGPFYEYVPTQFDFIHGRNTQLAQLGFIVIAVGHRGGSPMRGKYYHTYGFGNLRDYPLADDKYAIEQLADRYSYIDATRVGIFGHSGGGFMSTAAICTYPDFYKAAVAAAGNHDNYIYNKWFTETHNGATEEKKVIKDSVNGDRTEYTYKFRVNTNIDLAKNYKGGLLLVTGDMDDNVHPAHTYRMADALIKAGKNFDMLVLPGQDHGFSGAAELFFERKLWAHFAKYLLGDSSADYKSSIGN, encoded by the coding sequence ATGAACAAGATAATAATATGCGTGGTGTTGATTGTCTGTTCCTTGTTGGCGAACGGACAACAAAAGGCAAATTATAAGTTGGCGGAACGATATAAGAAACATGAAATCGTGGGAATTTCAGGTAATAGTATGGCGATCCATCCTGAATTTATCAATAATTCCGATCGTTTTTGGTATTCTTTCTCGGATAGTAACGGGAAAAGATATTATTACGTGGACCCGGCGAAGAAACTAAAACGATTGTTGTTTGATAACGACGATTTATTGGCCCAGATAAGTAGAGAAACTCGTAAGGCATACAATTCAAAGGATTTATCCTTACATTCTATCGAGTTCGATAAGAAGGAACGTTCATTTACTTTTGAGTTTGATGAGGCGAAGTATCAATACACGATCAAAACCGGGAAAGTGGAAAAGATTGATTCCTTGAAACCATGGTCTGGTTGGGCTTCGTGGATGAAGTATTCTCCGGATAGTTTATATATTTTGTATTGTAAAAATCACAATTTGTACGTGATGGGCAACAAGAATAAGGGACAGGATTCCACGGAAGTACAATTAACTTTTGATGCAGAAAAGAATTTTACTTTTGCTAAAGAGATGGATGAATCCGATGAAGAAGTGGAAGCTGTTGCTGAATGGTTTAAAGATTCAAAGAAAATCTATGCGGTGAGAGAGGATGCTCGAAAGGTGAAAGACTTGTATCTGATTAATAGCCTGTCACAACCTCGTCCCACGTTGAAAACTTACAAGTATGATATGCCGGGCGATAAGGAAATATCGCAGAGTGAGTTGTTGGTGATAGACCTGGAAACGAAGAAGATTACCAAGTTTAATATTGACAGATGGCAGGATCAGTATTTTGAAGTGCTGTATGCAAGTAAAGATTCGGAAAGAATTTATTTTGAACGGACAAACCGGGCGTATAATGAAAAAGAACTATGTGTTGTAAACGTGCTTACCGGGGAAGTAAAGGTGTTGGTTCATGAGGTTGACAAGCCGTTTATGGATTTTAAGATGGTGAGTATCTCCTTCCTAAACGATGGTAAGGATATCGTGTACCGCTCTGAACGTAGCGGCTGGGGACATTATTATTTATATGACGGGGAGGGGAATTTGAAAAATGAAATCACTTCCGGGGATTGGGTGGCCGGTCCGATATGCGAGATTGACACGGTGGGACGTGCACTCTATTTTTACGCCTTGGGTAAGGATGAGAATATAGATCCGTATTACTATACATTGTGCAGAGCCAGTTTGGATAAACCGAATTCTGTCGAGCAACTGACATTTGATAATGTAACTCATACTGTGGATTGGTCTAAAACGTTTAATTATTTTATTGATACTTATCAACGGGTAGATTTGGAACCTCACGTAGTTCTGCGTAACAAGCATGGGAAAAAGATCATGGATTTGGAGAAGGCCGATATTTCCCGAATGCAAGAGATGGGGTGGAAAGCTCCGGAACGTTTTAAAGTAAAAGCGGCAGATGGCGTTACGGATTTGTACGGCGTGATGTGGAAGCCATTTGATTTTGATTCCACGAAACATTATCCCATAATATCTTCCGTTTATCCGGGTCCTTTTTACGAGTATGTGCCAACTCAGTTTGATTTTATTCATGGTCGTAATACTCAATTGGCACAACTTGGATTCATTGTTATTGCCGTAGGACACCGGGGAGGTTCACCAATGCGGGGAAAATATTACCATACCTATGGTTTTGGAAACTTGCGAGATTATCCTTTGGCGGATGATAAATATGCTATCGAGCAATTGGCCGATCGCTATTCTTATATTGATGCTACGCGAGTGGGGATTTTTGGACATTCGGGAGGTGGTTTTATGTCGACGGCAGCCATCTGCACGTATCCTGACTTTTATAAAGCAGCTGTTGCAGCTGCCGGTAATCATGATAACTACATTTATAATAAATGGTTTACCGAAACACATAATGGTGCGACAGAGGAAAAGAAGGTGATCAAGGATAGCGTGAATGGAGATCGTACGGAGTACACGTATAAGTTCCGGGTGAATACCAATATTGATTTGGCAAAGAATTATAAAGGCGGTTTGTTGCTTGTCACAGGTGATATGGATGACAATGTACATCCGGCGCATACTTACCGTATGGCAGATGCTTTGATAAAAGCTGGGAAGAATTTCGATATGTTGGTTTTGCCGGGACAGGATCATGGATTTTCCGGGGCCGCAGAGCTATTCTTTGAACGGAAGTTGTGGGCTCATTTTGCAAAATATTTGTTGGGAGATTCTTCTGCGGATTACAAAAGTTCAATTGGAAATTAG
- a CDS encoding S9 family peptidase, which produces MNKILVLLSLLLFTFGGEAQQKANYKLAEKLRNVSFGSLIGKYSMSVFPKQINDTDKFWFEFTTEEGKNFYFVDPAKGEKRLLFNNTDIAQGVSLITRKGYNEKDLRISNMEFSKDLTKMTFSMDGRYEFDFKTKKVQALEKKDHSEEDDEVIYSWMTFSPDRKYILYAKGHNLYIRGNKAKGVDTTEVQLTTDGEKYYSFARDPEDDQKDEAETNARWFKDSRHIYVVREDSRKLKDMFVINSLTKRPTLETYRYEMPGEKDLCQYELWIIDIEKKTANRVSADKWTDQYIQVLQPGEKGDKLFFQRFKRTWDEVDICVVNTETLEVKELIHEVDKPYRDYHMQNTVILNDGKDILFRSERTGWGHYYHYDGEGRLKNVITSGPWVAGQVAAIDTVGRAIYLYGFGREKGVDPYYYMLYKASIDKEGVTLLTPENAQHGASFLSSKRYFVDTYSRVDMEPKIVLKNNQGKVIMELAKPDTRRLKELGWRAPERFTVKAADGLTDIYGIMWKPADFDPNKKYPIISSVYPGPFFEYVNTSFRVDDSYNMRLAQLGFIVVSMGHRGGSPMRGKFYHRYGYGKLRDYPLADDKYAIEQLADRYAYIDLSKVGIFGHSGGGFMSTAALCTYPDFYTAAVSSAGNHDNNIFNRGWSEIYHGVKEAVKTVKGKDGQDSTVYTYSCKVPTNMELAKRLKGHLLLVTGDMDKNVHPANTLRMVDALIKAKKNFEMIVLPGNGHGFGGKADAFFERKLWYHFAKYLLGDESTMEDVELQIEN; this is translated from the coding sequence ATGAATAAGATATTGGTTTTGTTGTCATTATTATTGTTTACTTTTGGGGGAGAAGCTCAGCAGAAAGCAAATTATAAATTGGCAGAAAAGTTACGGAATGTTTCATTTGGTAGTTTAATCGGGAAGTATAGTATGAGCGTGTTTCCCAAACAGATTAACGATACGGATAAGTTCTGGTTCGAGTTCACCACGGAAGAGGGAAAGAATTTCTATTTTGTCGATCCGGCAAAAGGGGAGAAACGTTTGCTTTTTAATAATACGGATATTGCACAGGGGGTTAGTCTGATTACCCGGAAAGGCTATAATGAGAAGGATTTGAGAATCTCCAATATGGAATTTTCCAAAGATTTGACCAAAATGACCTTTTCTATGGATGGTCGTTATGAATTTGACTTTAAGACAAAGAAAGTACAGGCCTTGGAGAAAAAAGATCATTCAGAGGAGGATGACGAAGTGATTTATTCTTGGATGACCTTTTCCCCGGATCGGAAATATATATTGTACGCGAAAGGTCATAACTTGTATATACGGGGTAATAAAGCTAAAGGCGTGGATACCACGGAAGTTCAGTTAACAACTGACGGGGAAAAATATTATTCCTTTGCCCGGGATCCGGAAGATGATCAAAAAGATGAAGCGGAAACAAATGCTCGTTGGTTTAAGGATTCCAGACATATTTACGTGGTACGTGAAGATAGCCGAAAGTTGAAAGATATGTTTGTTATTAATTCTTTGACTAAGCGTCCGACGTTGGAAACGTATCGGTATGAGATGCCGGGAGAGAAGGATTTATGCCAGTACGAATTATGGATTATTGATATCGAGAAAAAAACTGCCAATCGGGTTTCGGCTGATAAATGGACAGATCAGTATATTCAGGTTCTCCAACCCGGAGAAAAAGGAGACAAGCTTTTCTTTCAGCGTTTTAAACGTACATGGGATGAAGTTGATATTTGCGTGGTAAACACGGAGACATTGGAGGTGAAGGAGTTGATTCACGAGGTAGACAAACCTTACCGGGATTATCATATGCAGAATACGGTAATATTGAACGACGGGAAAGATATTTTGTTCCGTTCGGAGCGCACGGGCTGGGGACATTATTATCATTATGACGGGGAAGGACGTCTGAAGAATGTTATAACTTCAGGACCTTGGGTGGCCGGACAGGTGGCTGCTATCGACACCGTGGGACGTGCTATTTATTTGTATGGTTTCGGACGGGAGAAGGGGGTTGATCCTTACTATTATATGCTTTATAAGGCAAGTATCGATAAAGAAGGGGTTACCTTGCTGACACCGGAGAATGCTCAACATGGGGCTTCATTCTTATCTTCTAAACGTTATTTTGTGGATACTTATTCACGGGTGGATATGGAACCGAAAATTGTTTTGAAGAATAATCAGGGAAAGGTGATCATGGAATTGGCAAAACCCGATACCCGACGTTTGAAGGAATTGGGATGGAGAGCCCCCGAACGTTTTACCGTGAAGGCAGCTGACGGTTTGACGGATATATATGGGATTATGTGGAAACCTGCTGATTTTGACCCGAACAAGAAATACCCGATTATTTCTTCCGTGTATCCCGGTCCGTTTTTCGAGTACGTGAACACTTCTTTCCGTGTGGATGATAGTTATAACATGAGGCTGGCTCAACTCGGTTTTATCGTGGTATCTATGGGACATCGGGGAGGAAGCCCGATGCGGGGTAAATTCTATCATCGTTACGGGTATGGAAAATTACGGGATTATCCTTTGGCAGACGATAAGTATGCCATCGAACAGTTAGCTGATCGATATGCTTATATTGATCTTTCCAAGGTGGGTATTTTCGGTCATTCCGGGGGTGGATTCATGTCAACTGCGGCACTCTGTACGTATCCGGATTTCTACACGGCAGCCGTGTCTTCCGCGGGAAATCATGATAATAATATTTTTAACCGGGGATGGTCTGAAATATATCACGGGGTGAAGGAAGCGGTCAAGACAGTGAAAGGGAAAGACGGGCAGGATAGTACGGTGTACACCTATTCATGTAAGGTCCCGACGAATATGGAATTGGCAAAACGTCTGAAAGGACATTTGTTGTTGGTGACAGGAGATATGGATAAAAATGTGCATCCTGCCAATACATTGCGTATGGTGGATGCTTTGATTAAGGCAAAGAAGAATTTCGAAATGATCGTGTTGCCGGGTAACGGGCATGGTTTCGGGGGAAAGGCAGATGCTTTCTTTGAGCGTAAATTGTGGTATCATTTTGCGAAATATTTGTTAGGGGACGAGAGTACGATGGAAGATGTGGAATTGCAAATAGAGAATTAA